In Acidimicrobiia bacterium, the following are encoded in one genomic region:
- a CDS encoding response regulator transcription factor, producing MTIRVMLADDHALVRGGLRALLEGEPDIEVVGEAETAAGAVELAGETQPDLVVLDVNLPDGSGVDACRQIRDKWDNIQVVMLTAFADEQAFVDAVTAGALGFVLKRTKASDLLSAVRKAAAGETLLDSELKDHIFSRAHAGRDSDPLLAELSPQERKILSRIADGKTNREIAAEMYLAQKTVKNYVSNLLRKLQMNNRAEAAAYAARLEALRESDD from the coding sequence ATGACGATACGGGTAATGCTCGCCGACGACCACGCGCTCGTGCGCGGTGGACTGCGCGCGCTCCTCGAAGGCGAGCCGGACATCGAGGTAGTCGGGGAAGCGGAAACCGCGGCCGGTGCGGTTGAGCTGGCCGGAGAAACCCAGCCCGATCTCGTGGTGCTCGACGTCAACCTCCCGGACGGCTCGGGTGTCGACGCCTGCCGGCAGATCCGCGATAAGTGGGACAACATTCAGGTTGTCATGCTCACGGCGTTCGCAGACGAGCAAGCATTCGTGGATGCCGTCACGGCGGGTGCTCTCGGGTTCGTCCTGAAACGCACGAAAGCGTCGGACCTCCTATCGGCGGTACGCAAGGCGGCCGCCGGTGAGACGCTGCTCGACTCCGAGCTGAAGGACCATATCTTCTCCCGAGCCCACGCCGGGCGGGACTCCGATCCGCTTCTCGCCGAGTTGTCTCCGCAGGAACGCAAGATCCTCTCGAGGATTGCCGATGGGAAGACGAACCGAGAGATCGCCGCTGAGATGTACCTGGCTCAGAAGACGGTGAAGAACTACGTCTCGAATCTCCTGCGCAAACTGCAGATGAACAATCGCGCCGAAGCCGCTGCCTACGCGGCCAGACTGGAAGCACTCCGCGAATCGGACGACTAG
- a CDS encoding TetR/AcrR family transcriptional regulator, whose product MTSRLPAHKRRQQILDVALQEFSGAGYHATTMDDVAASAGVTKPVLYQHFSSKRALYIHLVDDVGKRMAAAITNRTASAESPRRQVEAGIGAYFDFVAENREAFLLLFEGADRSDSDVAEAVDRIEDSMAELVAPLIAAGIEADQQRALAYGIVGAAEAAGRAWATAKLSVEPARLAAEISELVWSGLRGISPH is encoded by the coding sequence ATGACCAGTCGCCTCCCCGCACACAAGCGCCGCCAGCAGATCCTGGACGTGGCTCTTCAGGAGTTCTCGGGTGCGGGTTATCACGCAACCACGATGGACGACGTCGCTGCGTCGGCCGGAGTGACGAAGCCCGTTCTCTACCAGCATTTCAGCTCCAAGCGGGCTCTGTACATTCACCTGGTAGATGACGTCGGCAAACGCATGGCGGCGGCCATAACCAACCGGACCGCATCGGCCGAATCCCCCCGCCGGCAAGTTGAAGCCGGAATCGGCGCATACTTCGACTTCGTCGCCGAGAACCGGGAGGCATTCCTCCTGCTCTTCGAGGGCGCCGACCGCAGCGACTCGGACGTAGCGGAGGCAGTGGATCGTATCGAGGACAGCATGGCCGAACTCGTTGCCCCGCTCATTGCCGCCGGGATCGAAGCCGACCAACAGCGGGCGCTCGCCTATGGGATCGTCGGCGCAGCTGAAGCCGCCGGCCGCGCCTGGGCAACGGCGAAACTCTCCGTCGAACCGGCCAGGCTGGCGGCCGAGATCTCGGAACTGGTCTGGTCGGGTCTCAGGGGCATCTCCCCGCACTAG
- a CDS encoding acyl-CoA dehydrogenase family protein, translating into MAEFSLELNEDQIQLQKWVHDFAERVVRPAAAEWDEREETPWPIIQEAAKIGLYSFDFFFNAFSDSTGLTLPLVAEEMFWGDAGIGLSIFGSTLAVAGITAAGTPDQVAEWVPQCFGTADDPRVAAYAVSEADAGSDVSALRTRAVYDEATDEWVLNGTKTWITNGGIADVHVVVASVEPELRSRGQASFIIPPGTPGFSQGSKFKKHGIRASHTAEVVLDDVRLPGRMLLGGKERLDARLARAREGKSSRKQGAMSTFEASRPVVGAQALGVARAAYEYALEYAKERVQFGRPIIMNQAIAFKLADMRTEIDAARLLVWRAAWMARNGKPFEAGEGSMSKLKAGEVAVRTTEEAIQILGGSGYVREHPVERWSRDAKIFTIFEGTSEIQRLVVARSISGMRIV; encoded by the coding sequence ATGGCGGAGTTTTCACTCGAGCTGAACGAAGATCAGATTCAACTTCAGAAGTGGGTACACGACTTCGCGGAACGGGTTGTCCGTCCGGCCGCGGCAGAGTGGGATGAGCGGGAGGAGACCCCCTGGCCGATCATCCAGGAGGCGGCCAAGATCGGCCTCTACTCATTCGACTTCTTCTTCAATGCTTTCAGCGACTCCACCGGGTTGACCCTTCCGCTCGTAGCCGAGGAGATGTTCTGGGGCGATGCCGGTATCGGTCTGTCCATCTTCGGGAGCACGCTGGCCGTGGCCGGCATCACTGCGGCCGGAACCCCGGATCAGGTTGCCGAATGGGTTCCGCAATGCTTCGGAACGGCTGATGATCCGAGGGTTGCTGCCTATGCCGTTAGCGAAGCCGATGCCGGGTCGGACGTGTCCGCTCTCAGGACCAGAGCCGTCTATGACGAGGCGACCGACGAATGGGTATTGAACGGGACCAAGACCTGGATCACCAACGGGGGCATCGCCGATGTTCATGTTGTGGTGGCGTCCGTCGAACCCGAGCTACGGTCCAGAGGTCAGGCAAGCTTCATCATTCCGCCCGGAACGCCCGGTTTCTCCCAGGGCTCGAAGTTCAAGAAACATGGGATCCGCGCTTCGCACACCGCCGAAGTGGTACTCGACGATGTCAGGCTCCCGGGTCGAATGCTCCTCGGCGGCAAGGAGAGGCTCGACGCGCGGCTCGCCAGAGCGCGAGAGGGGAAGAGCTCCAGGAAGCAAGGAGCTATGTCGACTTTCGAAGCCTCGCGGCCCGTGGTCGGCGCCCAGGCTCTTGGTGTCGCCAGGGCTGCCTACGAATACGCGCTCGAGTACGCCAAGGAACGCGTGCAGTTCGGTCGTCCGATAATCATGAACCAGGCAATCGCTTTCAAACTCGCCGATATGCGCACTGAGATCGACGCCGCCCGTCTCCTGGTTTGGCGGGCCGCCTGGATGGCTCGAAACGGCAAACCGTTCGAAGCGGGTGAGGGTTCGATGTCCAAGTTGAAGGCCGGCGAGGTGGCCGTCCGCACCACCGAAGAGGCGATTCAGATTCTCGGCGGCTCGGGCTACGTTCGTGAACACCCGGTGGAACGATGGTCCCGCGATGCCAAGATCTTCACGATCTTCGAAGGTACCAGCGAGATCCAGCGTCTCGTTGTCGCCCGGTCGATCTCCGGCATGCGGATCGTTTAA
- a CDS encoding WhiB family transcriptional regulator, translating into MSDLGSEWRELAACSGRADDLFFPANEAEPSQVRAAKAVCGACPVREECLSYAVETGQRDGVWGGLTSRERRLLRRKRGVRIRRAS; encoded by the coding sequence TTGTCGGATCTCGGATCAGAATGGCGTGAACTCGCTGCCTGTTCGGGTCGTGCTGACGATTTGTTCTTTCCGGCCAACGAGGCAGAACCGTCCCAGGTCCGCGCCGCCAAGGCAGTCTGTGGGGCATGTCCGGTGCGGGAGGAATGCCTTTCCTATGCGGTTGAGACCGGCCAAAGGGATGGCGTGTGGGGTGGGCTGACTTCCCGCGAGCGCCGCCTCCTGCGCCGCAAGCGGGGCGTCCGGATCCGACGGGCCAGCTGA
- a CDS encoding ATP-binding cassette domain-containing protein, whose amino-acid sequence MVFELEGIEVNGANGRQRLSIDGLRLPSNGMTVIVGPSGAGKSTLLRLFNRLENPDGGLIRFHGRPIGETDPLDLRRAVGMVFQEPVRFPGTVFDNLREADPSIDERTAESLLKRTGLDGTFLTRPADELSGGEAQRMCIARALATGPTVLLMDEPTSSLDPAATRQIEEQALALAETGVPVLWVTHDTGQMHRIASHVICLIDGSVAYEGPAIDMPAAPDPRIAEFLAERPS is encoded by the coding sequence ATGGTGTTTGAACTCGAGGGCATCGAAGTCAACGGCGCCAACGGCCGGCAACGGTTGTCGATTGACGGGCTGCGCCTCCCATCGAACGGCATGACCGTGATCGTGGGCCCGTCGGGCGCAGGTAAATCCACACTGTTGCGCCTCTTCAACCGGCTGGAGAACCCGGACGGCGGCCTGATCCGGTTCCACGGTCGGCCGATCGGCGAGACCGACCCACTCGACCTCCGGCGCGCGGTGGGAATGGTGTTCCAGGAACCCGTCCGGTTCCCCGGAACCGTGTTCGACAACCTGAGAGAAGCCGACCCATCGATCGACGAGCGCACTGCCGAGTCGCTCCTCAAACGGACCGGCCTCGACGGTACTTTCCTGACCAGGCCGGCAGATGAACTCTCCGGAGGAGAGGCGCAGCGAATGTGCATCGCCCGCGCACTGGCGACCGGCCCCACGGTCCTCCTGATGGACGAGCCGACTTCTTCGCTCGACCCGGCGGCAACCCGCCAGATCGAAGAACAGGCTCTGGCACTGGCCGAGACGGGCGTTCCCGTCTTGTGGGTAACCCACGACACCGGGCAGATGCATCGCATCGCCTCTCACGTCATCTGCCTGATAGATGGATCCGTTGCCTATGAAGGCCCGGCAATCGACATGCCGGCTGCGCCGGACCCCCGAATAGCCGAGTTCCTCGCGGAGCGGCCGTCGTGA
- the fetB gene encoding iron export ABC transporter permease subunit FetB, giving the protein MSTADVTTLGLTASLILVVVAIGISATQRLGLERDIVWATVRSLVQLLFVGVVLAFVIDPGQPLILSWAWVAAMVAFAGVVIHRRAPEIPGVLFLGMVAIGSAAAVTLTVIFGLGVFPLEGRTLVPLAGMMVGNSMNATVLAARRVVDELADNRPGVEARLALGQSARQASRSYLRSALRTALTPQIETTKAVGLVFLPGAMTGLILAGVDPIEAVRVQAAIMYLILGSVATTATVMTLGIGHRLFTPDHRLIRLPRS; this is encoded by the coding sequence GTGAGCACTGCAGACGTAACGACCCTCGGTTTGACCGCCTCGCTGATCCTTGTAGTCGTGGCCATCGGAATCTCCGCTACCCAGAGGCTCGGACTCGAGCGCGACATCGTCTGGGCCACGGTCCGGTCGCTCGTGCAACTGCTGTTCGTGGGTGTCGTGCTGGCGTTCGTCATCGATCCCGGACAACCGCTGATCCTCTCATGGGCATGGGTGGCCGCCATGGTGGCCTTTGCCGGCGTCGTCATTCACCGCCGTGCCCCGGAGATACCGGGTGTGTTGTTTCTCGGAATGGTCGCCATCGGCTCAGCCGCCGCCGTCACCCTGACGGTCATCTTCGGACTGGGAGTCTTCCCTCTCGAGGGTCGCACGCTCGTGCCGCTGGCGGGGATGATGGTCGGCAACTCCATGAACGCCACCGTGCTCGCCGCCCGTCGGGTTGTCGACGAGTTGGCCGACAATCGTCCCGGGGTCGAAGCTCGCCTCGCTCTGGGGCAGTCCGCCCGGCAGGCGAGCCGCAGCTATCTGCGGTCGGCCCTCCGAACGGCCCTTACACCTCAGATCGAAACCACCAAGGCGGTGGGTCTGGTATTCCTACCGGGTGCCATGACGGGTCTCATCCTCGCGGGGGTCGACCCGATCGAAGCGGTTCGCGTCCAGGCGGCAATCATGTACCTGATACTCGGATCAGTTGCCACCACCGCGACGGTCATGACGCTCGGCATAGGCCATCGCCTCTTCACGCCGGATCACCGTCTGATTCGACTGCCGCGCTCTTGA
- a CDS encoding MFS transporter, producing the protein MDRFSWPAIVALATTVMVAFGVMFYGFSVFLTVDAAGTDFSTTVLSVGYGGAALVGGLLAFPVGRFADKHGVRLVFGIGSAFGFLGLLAFSAAREPWHVLGAWWLLIGPAGAMTYYEPAFIAVDQWFSVRHRARALATLTVIGGISGTIFIPLTERLVAWFGWRGAAAALGCLLLAVGWFTSLVFLPGGAGEARHGDHVSFSLRSLVSDRRFVLYTVGMLLSFGTLQSIITHRVARFEEAGFVVASVAVWAAVASALSLPGRYASPFIAGRRRPTSVHAAGMVAVTVALALAVSVGADWQMGAHFILFGLSFGAMLPLRAMVMSAWYSGPAYGRIMGVQWTFAAIIGAAGPAGVGVLRDATGGYEVPLVGLVAAMALAALLTWMSGTGNPEVKSAAVESDGDPA; encoded by the coding sequence ATGGACCGATTCTCGTGGCCGGCGATCGTTGCTCTCGCAACGACGGTGATGGTGGCTTTCGGTGTCATGTTCTACGGCTTTTCGGTGTTCCTCACGGTGGATGCCGCAGGCACCGACTTCAGCACGACCGTCCTCTCCGTGGGATACGGTGGTGCAGCCCTGGTCGGCGGCCTGCTGGCCTTTCCGGTCGGCCGGTTCGCCGACAAACACGGCGTTCGTTTGGTATTCGGGATCGGGTCGGCCTTCGGCTTTCTGGGGCTTCTCGCCTTCTCTGCTGCTCGAGAACCCTGGCATGTGCTCGGCGCCTGGTGGTTGCTGATCGGGCCGGCCGGCGCCATGACCTATTACGAACCGGCGTTCATCGCCGTCGATCAGTGGTTCTCGGTACGACACCGGGCGCGAGCTCTCGCCACCCTGACGGTTATCGGCGGAATCTCCGGCACGATCTTCATTCCCCTGACGGAAAGGCTGGTGGCCTGGTTCGGGTGGAGAGGAGCTGCAGCGGCGCTCGGGTGTCTGCTCCTCGCCGTCGGATGGTTCACCTCCTTGGTCTTCCTGCCCGGGGGTGCAGGCGAAGCTCGTCACGGTGATCACGTGTCCTTCTCTCTTCGCTCGTTGGTGTCGGATCGCCGTTTCGTTCTCTACACGGTCGGCATGCTGCTGAGCTTCGGCACCCTGCAGTCGATCATCACGCACCGGGTAGCCCGGTTCGAGGAGGCCGGGTTTGTGGTGGCCTCGGTGGCAGTCTGGGCTGCGGTGGCCTCCGCGTTGAGTCTGCCCGGTCGCTACGCCTCACCGTTCATCGCCGGAAGGCGAAGGCCCACATCGGTTCATGCGGCCGGAATGGTTGCCGTGACGGTGGCACTGGCACTTGCGGTGTCCGTCGGTGCCGACTGGCAGATGGGAGCCCATTTCATTCTCTTCGGGCTCTCTTTCGGCGCGATGCTCCCGCTTCGGGCAATGGTCATGTCTGCGTGGTATTCCGGTCCCGCTTACGGCCGGATAATGGGAGTCCAGTGGACGTTTGCCGCGATCATCGGAGCAGCCGGTCCGGCGGGCGTTGGAGTCCTTCGGGATGCAACCGGAGGCTATGAGGTTCCCCTGGTGGGCCTCGTGGCGGCCATGGCACTTGCCGCGCTGCTTACGTGGATGTCCGGCACGGGCAATCCGGAGGTCAAGAGCGCGGCAGTCGAATCAGACGGTGATCCGGCGTGA
- a CDS encoding dipeptidase, with amino-acid sequence MHEDLRTAIDNLFPSLQSALEDLVRIPSISAPSFDAAEVRRSAEAVADLLSEAGFETVRLLEVEGAHPAVFAEIPGPDGAPTVLLYAHHDVQPVGDPNDWDRDPFDPVEVGGRLYGRGSSDDKAGLVVHLGAVKAHNGRPPVGVKVIVEGEEEIGSTHLGEFLSNYRDLLAADVIVIADSGNWRVGQPALTTSLRGLVDCTVEVRTLRHAVHSGLFGGVIPDALTVLARLLATLHDADGNVAIPGLVFGESDTLDLTEEEMRSQADTVEGLELIGSGPLTSRIWTQPAVAVLAIDAPAVGNAVNALVPAARAKVSLRIAPGDNPEHAMSALVAHLEQNVEWGAEVNVIPGVMGEAFALKTTGRTNDAFRAAFEEAWGRETVNMGVGGSIPFVAAFSETFPNATILLTGVADPTSRAHGPNESVDLDDVKKGALAEAIALRLLAR; translated from the coding sequence ATGCACGAAGATCTTCGAACCGCCATCGACAACCTGTTTCCCTCTCTCCAGTCGGCGCTGGAAGACCTCGTCCGAATCCCATCGATCAGCGCACCTTCCTTTGACGCCGCGGAAGTCCGGAGGTCGGCCGAAGCGGTTGCCGACCTACTATCGGAAGCTGGATTCGAGACGGTTCGCCTGCTCGAGGTGGAGGGGGCCCACCCGGCGGTCTTCGCAGAGATTCCTGGGCCCGACGGTGCTCCAACCGTCCTGCTCTACGCACACCACGACGTGCAGCCGGTCGGGGACCCCAACGACTGGGATCGAGATCCCTTCGATCCGGTCGAAGTAGGCGGGCGCTTGTACGGGCGTGGCTCGTCCGACGACAAGGCCGGCCTCGTCGTGCATCTCGGAGCGGTGAAGGCGCACAACGGCCGTCCTCCGGTGGGTGTCAAAGTGATCGTCGAGGGCGAGGAGGAGATCGGGTCAACCCACCTGGGTGAGTTCCTGAGCAACTACCGCGATCTACTGGCAGCCGACGTCATCGTCATCGCGGATTCGGGCAACTGGCGAGTCGGTCAACCTGCGCTGACGACGTCGCTGCGCGGACTGGTCGACTGTACCGTTGAGGTCAGAACTCTCCGACATGCCGTCCACAGCGGACTCTTCGGAGGAGTGATCCCTGATGCGCTGACCGTTCTGGCCCGTCTGCTGGCCACTCTTCATGACGCGGACGGAAACGTTGCCATCCCGGGGTTGGTCTTCGGCGAGTCAGACACCCTGGATCTGACCGAGGAGGAGATGCGCAGCCAGGCGGACACGGTCGAGGGATTGGAACTGATCGGTTCGGGCCCTCTGACTTCACGCATCTGGACGCAGCCCGCGGTCGCGGTGCTGGCCATCGACGCTCCGGCGGTCGGGAACGCAGTGAATGCCCTTGTACCGGCGGCGCGCGCCAAAGTGAGTTTGCGCATCGCCCCCGGGGACAATCCGGAACATGCGATGAGCGCCCTCGTGGCCCATCTCGAACAGAACGTCGAGTGGGGAGCCGAGGTGAATGTGATACCCGGCGTGATGGGTGAAGCCTTCGCTCTCAAGACGACCGGGCGGACGAACGATGCGTTCCGCGCCGCCTTCGAAGAAGCCTGGGGTCGCGAAACGGTCAATATGGGCGTCGGCGGGTCCATACCGTTCGTAGCAGCCTTCTCGGAGACCTTCCCGAACGCGACAATCCTTCTCACCGGAGTAGCGGACCCAACAAGCAGAGCTCACGGGCCCAACGAGAGCGTTGATCTCGACGATGTGAAGAAGGGGGCTCTGGCGGAAGCAATCGCCCTGCGATTGCTCGCACGGTGA
- a CDS encoding tRNA (cytidine(34)-2'-O)-methyltransferase, translating into MFEVVLFRPEIPPNTGNIMRLCANTGTRLHLIHPLGFDLDDTRLRRAGLDYREWADVREHASLEDFVESVAPARVIAFTRDGEGRYSEVDYRPGDALLFGPESDGLPDTVLESRLLDRRVRIPMLPRSRSLNLSNAVAIVVFEAWKGHGFAGGV; encoded by the coding sequence ATGTTCGAAGTTGTCCTCTTCCGGCCTGAGATCCCGCCGAACACCGGCAACATCATGCGCCTGTGCGCCAACACCGGTACACGGCTCCACCTGATACATCCACTGGGCTTCGACCTGGACGACACGAGGCTCCGGCGCGCCGGTCTCGACTACAGGGAATGGGCGGACGTGCGGGAACACGCCTCACTGGAGGACTTCGTCGAATCCGTGGCTCCTGCACGGGTGATCGCCTTCACTCGCGACGGGGAAGGGCGTTATTCGGAAGTGGATTACCGGCCGGGCGATGCGTTGCTGTTCGGCCCTGAGTCCGACGGACTGCCGGACACCGTGCTCGAGTCCCGGCTGCTGGACCGCCGAGTGAGAATCCCGATGTTGCCCCGTTCCCGCAGCCTCAACTTGTCGAACGCGGTGGCCATCGTGGTGTTCGAGGCATGGAAGGGGCACGGTTTCGCCGGCGGAGTGTGA
- the nucS gene encoding endonuclease NucS, with amino-acid sequence MRLVVARCSVDYEGRLNAHLPPAIRLIMVKADGCVAVHADGGAYKPLNWMNAPNYLEERIDEWVVTNPKGERLTIRFEEILSDATMELGEDPGLQKDGVEAHLQELLADQPGVLEEGLELIRREYFTDIGPVDLLCSDAAGGTVAVEIKRRGEIDGVEQLARYLERLNLDARLSPVRGIFAAQSITPQAKVLAEARRITCIEVDFDELRGAESNTLRLF; translated from the coding sequence GTGAGATTGGTCGTGGCCAGATGCAGTGTTGATTATGAGGGGCGGCTCAACGCACACCTGCCGCCGGCCATCCGTCTCATAATGGTCAAGGCCGACGGGTGCGTTGCGGTGCACGCCGACGGCGGGGCATACAAACCCCTCAACTGGATGAATGCTCCCAACTACCTCGAGGAGCGCATCGACGAGTGGGTCGTCACGAACCCGAAAGGGGAACGTCTCACAATCCGATTCGAGGAGATCCTCTCCGACGCGACGATGGAACTGGGTGAAGACCCGGGTCTGCAGAAGGACGGAGTCGAGGCGCATCTCCAGGAGTTGCTGGCGGACCAACCGGGTGTATTGGAGGAGGGCCTGGAGCTGATCCGGCGCGAGTACTTCACGGATATCGGTCCGGTCGACCTGCTTTGCTCGGACGCCGCCGGCGGGACCGTTGCCGTCGAGATCAAGCGTCGCGGTGAAATCGACGGAGTCGAACAGCTGGCTCGCTACCTGGAGCGCCTCAACCTCGACGCCCGGTTGTCTCCCGTGAGAGGGATCTTCGCCGCGCAGTCGATCACGCCGCAGGCCAAGGTTCTGGCGGAAGCGCGTCGGATAACCTGCATCGAAGTAGATTTCGACGAGTTGCGGGGAGCCGAATCGAACACGCTCCGTCTCTTCTGA
- a CDS encoding nitroreductase family deazaflavin-dependent oxidoreductase translates to MHDTAAKYLSALHTLLYRTTGGRVGRRLVDNDMLLLTTRGHSTGKAHTVPLLYLENGTSLVVIASWGGRPNHPHWYRNLLHTPEAVVRLPGRSFQVIARTASSEERRSWWPRIVEAYDGYETYQARTGREIPVVFLEEAGRRRPL, encoded by the coding sequence ATGCACGACACGGCTGCCAAATACCTCTCCGCGCTTCACACCCTCCTCTATCGCACAACCGGGGGAAGGGTCGGCCGGCGGCTCGTCGACAACGACATGCTCCTGCTGACCACGAGGGGCCACTCGACCGGCAAGGCCCACACGGTTCCGTTGCTGTACCTCGAGAACGGCACTTCGCTGGTTGTAATCGCATCCTGGGGAGGGAGACCCAACCATCCCCACTGGTACCGGAACCTCCTCCATACTCCGGAGGCAGTGGTCCGACTTCCGGGCCGTTCGTTTCAGGTGATTGCCAGGACCGCCTCGTCGGAAGAGAGACGGAGCTGGTGGCCCAGAATCGTCGAGGCGTACGACGGCTATGAGACTTATCAAGCGCGGACCGGCCGTGAGATTCCGGTCGTGTTCCTGGAAGAGGCTGGGCGCCGCCGACCGCTCTGA
- a CDS encoding ABC transporter ATP-binding protein codes for MTTITSAAASARRVTKIFGEGETAVRALDNVDVAFEKGRFTAIMGPSGSGKSTLLHCMAGLDRVSEGKVFIGDVDLTDLADKPLTRLRRDKVGFVFQAFNLVPTLNASENITLPMDIAGRKPDPEWLDHIIDILSLGDRLSHKPSELSGGQQQRVAAARALASRPEIIFADEPSGNLDSRSGTQLLEFMKQAVQDYGQTIVMVTHDPLAAAHSDRVVFLEDGRIAGDMYDPNAERILDRIKTLEG; via the coding sequence GTGACAACAATCACTTCGGCTGCGGCGTCGGCGCGCCGCGTAACCAAGATCTTCGGTGAGGGCGAGACGGCAGTCAGAGCCCTCGACAACGTCGACGTCGCTTTCGAGAAGGGGCGCTTCACCGCGATCATGGGGCCATCCGGATCGGGAAAGTCAACCCTTCTCCACTGCATGGCCGGACTCGACCGGGTCTCGGAGGGCAAGGTCTTCATAGGCGATGTCGATCTCACGGACCTGGCCGACAAACCCCTGACGCGGCTCCGGCGCGACAAGGTGGGCTTCGTGTTCCAGGCGTTCAATCTGGTGCCGACGTTGAACGCGAGCGAGAACATCACGCTCCCGATGGACATAGCCGGCCGCAAGCCGGACCCGGAGTGGCTCGACCACATAATCGACATCCTCTCTCTCGGCGACCGCCTGTCCCACAAGCCGTCCGAACTGTCCGGCGGCCAGCAGCAACGCGTCGCGGCTGCCAGAGCACTCGCCAGTCGCCCGGAAATCATCTTCGCCGACGAACCCTCCGGCAACCTCGATTCGAGATCCGGGACTCAACTGCTCGAGTTCATGAAGCAAGCCGTGCAGGATTACGGTCAGACGATCGTGATGGTCACGCACGACCCGCTGGCCGCAGCACACTCAGACCGTGTTGTCTTCCTGGAGGACGGCCGTATCGCGGGGGACATGTACGACCCGAACGCCGAGCGGATCCTGGATCGCATCAAGACGCTGGAAGGCTGA